The Pelobates fuscus isolate aPelFus1 chromosome 2, aPelFus1.pri, whole genome shotgun sequence genome has a segment encoding these proteins:
- the RHOB gene encoding rho-related GTP-binding protein RhoB, with translation MAAIRKKLVVVGDGACGKTCLLIVFSKDEFPEVYVPTVFENYVADIEVDGKQVELALWDTAGQEDYDRLRPLSYPDTDVILMCFSVDSPDSLENIPEKWVPEVKHFCPNVPIILVANKKDLRNDEHIRNELARMKQEPVRAEDGRAMALRISAYEYLECSAKTKDGVREVFETATRAALQKRHGTSGDCISCCKLL, from the coding sequence ATGGCTGCCATCAGGAAGAAGCTGGTCGTGGTGGGGGATGGAGCTTGCGGCAAGACCTGCCTGCTCATTGTGTTCAGCAAGGACGAGTTCCCCGAGGTGTACGTACCCACCGTGTTTGAGAACTACGTGGCGGACATTGAGGTGGACGGGAAGCAGGTGGAGCTGGCTCTGTGGGACACAGCTGGCCAGGAAGACTATGACCGACTCCGGCCCCTCTCCTACCCGGACACTGATGTCATTCTCATGTGCTTCTCGGTGGACAGTCCAGACTCCCTGGAGAACATCCCAGAGAAGTGGGTGCCCGAGGTCAAGCACTTCTGCCCCAATGTGCCCATCATCCTGGTGGCCAACAAGAAGGACCTGAGGAATGATGAGCATATCCGCAACGAGCTGGCCCGCATGAAGCAGGAGCCGGTTAGGGCAGAGGATGGTAGGGCCATGGCCTTGCGTATCTCTGCCTATGAGTACTTGGAGTGCTCTGCCAAGACCAAGGATGGAGTGAGGGAGGTGTTTGAAACGGCCACCAGGGCGGCGCTGCAGAAAAGGCATGGTACCAGCGGTGACTGTATCAGCTGCTGCAAGCTCTTATGA
- the LOC134586546 gene encoding b(0,+)-type amino acid transporter 1-like — protein MINKENMLSDDEKVTQQTENLHLRREIGLVSAVSLIAGTMIGSGIFMSPQWVLYYVGSPGASLLIWAACGLLAILGALSYAELGTVIKESGGEYIYILRNIGSLPAFLLAFTSVMVVRPASIAGISLSFAEYVVASFYQDCPMPQVVVKCTAAACILVLAIINCLNVRLATSIMNIFTTAKILVLLVIIAGGMVLLAKGNTQVLQNSFENTVTGFGPIGVAFYQGLWSYDGWNNLNSVTEELKNPEVNLPRAVMIAIPLVTCIYLLANISYFAAMTPRELLSTDAVAISWGIKVLGTWTWIITLGVALSTFGSANGTFFSGGRVCYVAAREGHLPDILSMAHVNRLTPSPALIFTTFISLIMIIPSDFSSIVNLFSFTAWLFYGITISGLVYIKIKKPDIPRPYKVPIIIPIIVLIASVYLVLAPIIFSPQLEYLYVAIFILSGTILYIPVVRYKWSPKAFRSITLHLQLLLEVAPTDKNQ, from the exons ATGATAAATAAAGAGAACATGCTTTCTGACGATGAAAAAGTTACCCAACAAACAGAAAACCTCCATCTGAGGCGTGAGATCGGATTGGTTAGTGCCGTATCCCTGATCGCTGGTACAATGATAGGATCTGGGATTTTTATGTCTCCTCAGTGGGTCCTCTACTATGTGGGAAGTCCAGGAGCCAGTCTACTGATATGGGCTGCTTGTGGTCTGCTTGCCATCCTGGGGGCATTGTCCTATGCAGAACTCGGAACTGTGATTAAGGAGTCAGGAGGagagtacatatatattttaagaaataTTGGCTCGCTGCCTGCATTTCTCTTGGCATTCACTTCTGTCATGGTAGTGAGACCTGCTAGCATTGCAGGGATATCTTTGAGTTTCGCAGAATATGTGGTGGCATCTTTCTACCAAGATTGCCCAATGCCCCAAGTGGTGGTTAAGTGTACTGCAGCTGCGTGCATCTTGGTCTTAGCCATCATTAATTGTCTTAATGTTAGGCTGGCAACCTCTATTATGAACATTTTTACAACAGCCAAAATCTTAGTATTGTTGGTTATAATTGCGGGTGGAATGGTTCTTTTGGCCAAAGGGAACACTCAGGTATTGCAGAACTCCTTTGAAAATACAGTCACCGGTTTTGGTCCTATAGGAGTGGCTTTTTATCAAGGActctggtcgtatgatggatgGAACAACCTTAACAGTGTGACGGAGGAACTGAAGAATCCCGAG GTAAACCTCCCACGAGCGGTCATGATTGCTATTCCACTTGTCACATGCATTTATCTTCTTGCCAACATCAGCTACTTTGCAGCTATGACGCCCCGTGAGCTTCTTTCAACAGATGCTGTAGCAATCAGCTGGGG GATTAAGGTGCTCGGTACATGGACATGGATAATCACACTGGGTGTTGCCCTATCTACCTTTGGCTCAGCCAATGGGACTTTTTTCAGTGGAGGGCGAGTGTGCTATGTAGCCGCCAGAGAAGGACATCTG CCAGATATCCTATCAATGGCCCACGTGAACCGGCTCACACCTTCTCCTGCTCTGATATTCACAACCTTCATCTCCCTGATAATGATCATACCATCAGACTTCAGCAGTATTGTCAACCTTTTCAG TTTTACAGCCTGGCTTTTCTATGGAATAACAATATCTGGGCTTGTGTACATAAAAATTAAGAAGCCGGACATTCCCAGGCCTTATAag gtTCCAATCATTATACCCATCATTGTGCTGATCGCGTCCGTGTACCTGGTGTTGGCTCCAATCATCTTCAGTCCGCAACTGGAATATCTTTACGTGGCTATCTTTATACTGAGTgggactattctctatattcctgTGGTCCGATACAAATGGTCTCCTAAAGCTTTCAGATCAATTACGCTCCATCTTCAGCTCCTGCTTGAAGTGGCTCCAACAGATAAAAACCAATGA